A genome region from Purpureocillium takamizusanense chromosome 8, complete sequence includes the following:
- a CDS encoding uncharacterized protein (TransMembrane:1 (n4-12c21/22o63-86i)~SECRETED:SignalP(1-21~SECRETED:cutsite=VRA-AL~SECRETED:prob=0.4975)), protein MLMLMLLLLLRLSRLRWFVRAALSINGRCWSGGGGCRCGVGLGSPIKAVFRLAGDVMGRQAAQVLHCLFVCLSVMAYVVLPCLLGGESCLWFSVKSARGQCRS, encoded by the coding sequence atgctgatgctgatgctgctgctgctacttcGGTTGAGCCGCTTGCGATGGTTTGTCCGCGCTGCCTTGTCCATCAAtgggcgctgctggagcggcggtggtggttgtcgGTGTGGTGTAGGGCTTGGGTCGCCCATCAAGGCTGTTTTCCGTCTGGCGGGTGATGTGATGGGTCGCCAGGCTGCTCAGGTCCTACACTGTCtgtttgtctgtctgtctgtaATGGCCTATGTTGTGttgccttgcttgcttggcggGGAGAGTTGTCTCTGGTTCTCGGTGAAGAGTGCGAGGGGTCAATGCAGGAGCTAG
- a CDS encoding uncharacterized protein (TransMembrane:12 (i91-111o145-166i217-237o243-261i320-345o357-377i737-759o779-806i858-878o884-902i966-987o999-1018i)~EggNog:ENOG503NZ36~COG:Q): MAAPTTSMVAVDEAVVVKVAEDGLTAGWTETANANIRRNDDGGNDKNVGDKEHDDPSAASPTSSSRQERKGDDSSFKYFMRVFTYNDTKGWFMNAVALVCMIAAGTVLPLMDIVFGKFINVFNRFVTGDLTPDGYMDEVGKYTLYFVYLFIAKFALTYAWTILVNITAIRTTKKLRVDFVRQTLRQEISFFDAPSSSVSGQITTNGNLVNNGISEKLGLTVQAVSSFVAAFVVAFAVQWKLTLILLAIVPVNLVVTVWCVIEDTVLEYRMFDIYSESGSLAEEAFATIRTAHAFWAFPKLVERFGAILERARRVGKRKSLIYAILFPVEFFCVIAGYALAFWQGIRMYSTGEIEQPGTVVTVIFAVLVAAQALTQIAPQTIAISKATAAAQDLFAVIDRRSAIDSLSTEGTRIPNFRGDIKLRGVRFSYPSRPGVPVLHGLDLDIPSDKTTALVGASGSGKSTIFGMLERWYSISAGSITLDGHRLEDLNLQWLRTNIRLVQQEPTLFSGTIYQNVVDGLTGTDMVELDDDGKRRLVREACQAAYAHDFIEDLPKGYETYIGERGASLSGGQKQRIVIARSIISNPKVLLLDEATSALDPNAEKIVQAALNNVAKGRTMVVIAHRLSTIRDADNIVVMSKGETIESGTHAELIAHGGAYARLVQAQDLSKGGGGGNAAEDGDVDSDEERGKPPADLDVALTRASTTGTIPSANAKADEKGFGLLHGLFLILREQRSLWWPMAVTMVCCLIGGGTYPALAVLFSKTMRSFETIDVSRGNFFALMFFVVALANFVAYFIAGWLANILAQTVMKFYRGEIFDNTLRQDMTFFDHTDNSTGALVSRLASEPTSLQELLSMNVALLVINVVNLVSSSVLAIAVGWKLGLVLAFGALPVLVGAGYVRIRLEFKFEDDTAGRFAQSSGVAAEAVMGIRTVSSLALERAIVERYEERLRGIAGAAIGSLGWKMFFYALSQSVSFLAMALGFWYGSKLVSTGEYSTDQFYTVFIAVVFSGESAAMLFQYTTSITKARGAINYIFRLRRQRLLFDAPFDDEGSGSSSSNDAVDEKETTATASAKGTEVVCDAVEFSYPLRPKIKVLRGIDATMRPGKMVALVGASGCGKSTMIALLQRFYDVTSGELRVNGADIKTLDRCRYRRDVALVQQEPVLYQGSIRDNVSLGVERGEPSAAEVEAACRAANVWDFVASLPEGLNTPCGNQGLSLSGGQRQRIAIARALVRRPKMLLLDEATSALDTESERVVKEALDRASAGRTTVAVAHRLSTVRDADVILVFAKGRIVERGTHDELLDQQGLYYEMVLGQSLDREAA, from the exons atggccgcgccgacgacgagcatggtcgccgtggacgaggccgttgtcgtcaaggtggccgaggacggcctcACCGCAGGTTGGACCGAGACGGCCAACGCGAATATCAGGAGAaacgatgacggcggcaacgacaagaACGTTGGGGACAAGGAGCATGACGACCCCAGCGCAGCGTCTCCGACATCGTCCTCGCGGCAGGagcgcaagggcgacgacTCTAGCTTCAAGTACTTCATG CGCGTCTTCACGTACAACGACACCAAGGGCTGGTTCATgaacgccgtcgccctcgtctgcatgatcgccgccggcaccgtcctGCCCCTCATGGACATTGTCTTTGGCAAGTTCATCAACGTCTTCAACCGCTTCGTCACGGGCGACCTGACGCCCGATGGCTACATGGATGAGGTCGGCAAGTACAC CCTCTACTTTGTCTACCTCTTCATCGCCAAATTCGCCCTCACGTATGCCTGGACCATCTTGGTCAACATCACCGCCATCCGTACCACCAAGAAATTGCGCGTCGACTTTGTCCGCCAGACGCTGCGCCAGGAGATCTCCTTCTTCGACGCCCCCTCGTCCTCTGTGTCGGGCCAAATAACCACAAACGGCAACCTCGTCAACAACGGCATCTCGGAAAAGCTCGGCCTCAccgtccaggccgtctcCAGCtttgtcgccgccttcgtcgtcgcctttgcCGTCCAGTGGAAGCTcaccctcatcctcctcgccatcgtgCCTGtcaacctcgtcgtcaccgtctgGTGCGTCATCGAGGACACCGTCCTCGAATACCGCATGTTTGACATTTACTCGGAGAGCGGCTCCCTTGCCGAGGAGGCTTTCGCCACCATCCGCACCGCCCACGCCTTCTGGGCCTTTCCCAAGCTCGTTGAGCGCTtcggcgccatcctcgagcgTGCACGGCGCGTCGGCAAGCGCAAGAGCCTCATTTACGCCATTCTCTTCCCCGTCGAGTTCTTCTGCGTCATTGCCGGCTACGCCCTCGCCTTCTGGCAGGGCATTCGCATGTACTCGACCGGCGAAATTGAGCAgcccggcaccgtcgtcaccgtcatcttcgccgtcctcgtcgccgcccaggccctcACCCAGATCGCGCCCCAGACTATTGCCATCTCCaaggccaccgccgcggcccaggaCCTGTTTGCCGTCATCGACCGCCGCTCTGCCATTGACTCGCTCTCCACCGAGGGGACCCGCATCCCCAACTTCAGGGGCGACATCAAGCTGCGCGGCGTCCGGTTCTCGTacccgtcccgtcccggcGTGCCCGTACTgcacggcctcgacctcgacatcCCATCGGATAAGACGACGGCCCTTGTGGGTGCCAGCGGCTCCGGCAAGAGCACCATCTTTGGCATGCTGGAGCGTTGGTACTCCATCTCTGCCGGCTCCATCACGCTTGACGGCCaccgcctcgaggacctgAACCTCCAGTGGCTGCGAACCAACATTCGACTCGTCCAGCAGGAGCCTACCTTGTTTAGCGGGACAATATACCAGAATGTCGTGGACGGGCTGACGGGGACGGACATGgtggagctcgacgacgacgggaagCGACGTCTCGTTCGTGAAGCTTGCCAGGCTGCGTATGCCCACGACTTTATCGAGGATCTCCCCAAG GGCTACGAGACGTACAttggcgagcgcggcgcctcccTCTCCGGCGGGCAGAAGCAGCGCATCGTCATTGCCCGCAGCATCATCTCCAACCCCAAggtcctgctcctcgacgaggccacctCCGCCCTCGACCCCAACGCCGAAAAGATTGTGCAGGCGGCCCTCAACAACGTCGCCAAGGGGCGCACCATGGTCGTCATTGCGCACCGCCTCAGCACcatccgcgacgccgacaacatcgtcgtcatgtcCAAGGGCGAGACGATCGAGTCGGGCACCCACGCGGAGCTCAtcgcccatggcggcgcctACGCCCGACTCGTCCAGGCCCAGGACCTGAGCaagggcggtggcggtggcaacgcggccgaggacggcgacgtggacaGTGACGAGGAACGGGGCAAGCCACCTGCGGATCTAGACGTGGCGCTGacgcgggcctcgacgacgggcaccaTCCCCAGCGCAAATGCCAAAGCGGACGAGAAAGGCTTTGGCCTGCTGCACGGGCTGTTTCTCATCCTGAGGGAGCAGCGGTCTCTGTGGTGGCCCATGGCGGTGACCATGGTGTGCtgcctcatcggcggcgggacaTACCCGGCGCTGGCTGTGCTTTTCTCCAAGACGATGCGCTCGTTCGAGACCATCGACGTGAGCAGGGGCAACTTCTTTGCCCTCATGTTCTTTGTGGTCGCTCTGGCCAACTTTGTGGCGTACTTTATCGCGGGATGGCTGGCAAACATCCTGGCGCAG ACAGTCATGAAGTTTTACCGCGGCGAAATCTTCGACAACACGCTCCGGCAGGACATGACCTTTTTCGACCACACTGATAACTCGACCGGGGCGCTTGTGTCGCGGCTCGCGTCAGAGCCGACGTcgctgcaggagctgctgtCTATGAATGtggcgctgctcgtcatcaaCGTCGTCAACCTGGTATCGTCATCGGTGCTGGCCATCGCCGTGGGGTGGAAGCTGGGCCTGGTGCTCGCGTTCGGGGCGCTACCCGTGCTCGTGGGCGCGGGCTACGTGCGGATCCGGCTCGAGTTCAAGTTTGAAGACGACACGGCAGGTCGCTTTGCGCAGAGCAGCGGCGttgcggccgaggccgtcatgGGGATCCGCACCgtgtcgtcgctggcgctcgagcgcgccatcgtcgagcgcTACGAGGAGCGGCTGAggggcatcgcgggcgccgccatcggcagcCTCGGGTGGAAGATGTTCTTCTACGCACTCAGTCAATCCGTGTCCTTTCTCGCCATGGCGCTGGGCTTTTGGTACGGCAGCAAGCTTGTGTCGACGGGTGAGTACTCGACGGACCAGTTCTACACCGtcttcatcgccgtcgtcttctcggGCGAGTCGGCCGCGATGCTATTTCAGTACACGACGAGCATCACCAAGGCCCGGGGCGCCATCAACTACATTTTCCGCCTGCGTCGCCAGCGGCTACTCTTTGACGCGCCCTTTGACGAtgagggcagcggcagcagcagcagcaatgaTGCCGTGGACGAaaaggagacgacggccaccgccagcgccaagggCACCGAGGTCGTCTGCGACGCTGTCGAGTTCTCGTACCCGCTGCGGCCCAAGATCAAGGTGCTCCGGGGCATTGACGCCACCATGCGGCCCGGCAAGATGGTGGCGCTCGTCGGGGCGTCGGGGTGCGGCAAGTCGACCATGattgcgctgctgcagcgcttcTACGACGTGACGTCGGGCGAGCTGCGGGTCAACGGCGCCGACATCAAGACGCTGGACCGGTGCCGCTACCGGCGCGACGTGGCGCTTGTGCAGCAGGAGCCGGTGCTGTACCAGGGCTCGATCCGCGACAACGTGTCGCTGGGCGtggagcgcggcgagccgtcggcggcggaggtcgaggctgcgtgccgcgccgccaacgtctGGGACTTTGTCGCGAGCCTGCCGGAGGGACTCAACACGCCGTGCGGCAACCAGGGCCTCTCGCTATcgggcggccagcggcagcgcatcgccatcgcgcgcgccctcgtccgccggcccaagatgctgctgctcgacgaggccacgtCGGCCCTCGATACCGAGTCGGAGAGGGTCGTCAAGGAGGCGCTCGATCGCGCTTCAGCCGGCCGGACcaccgtggccgtggcccatCGCCTGAGCAccgtgcgcgacgccgatgtCATCCTCGTGTTTGCCAAGGGCCGCATCGTGGAGCGCGGCAcgcacgacgagctgctcgaccagCAGGGGTTGTATTACGAGATGGTGTTGGGGCAGTCGCTCGACCGGGAGGCCGCTTAA
- a CDS encoding uncharacterized protein (TransMembrane:1 (o383-404i)~COG:U~EggNog:ENOG503P0DY) — MEAALANLSQLVEMQKRRSISHGPRFPLQKPVPPGGICKLPMPPMDAVVNLLKHAKAAPPTLFTIMCSLVGLSDFSSLCRMVYFATEDFSDATFVIVNAMLYNLFMEQHSLATEPVARDEYHSYMQMCRANLETSLANTPLFLSSKVENVQALLLGALYAVDVSRPSVAWHLSCMAAQLCQTAGYHRSETLKQDPPATAKLKRILFWHVYTLDKGLGLRLGRAPVIHECDIDIPRVFEFDGFGHFESSTIPTLWVKISHLQSRIYEQLYSPAALASTQAELVERAQALAKDCRRLEVESEECREQVYNYLRAVNSSDVVDLFLRGDEVQFQVTLTLVYRVIPAPEGSVSRFCDECLDVARKAMKVHQQCTQSTNLGSYFRSIYVHWNLLLTPFAPFFVLFCYIIETSSLDDLKLLQEFVTSLDEARDSSETIEKLYRLCQVMCDVAALYVEAKSQQQEDQTMVPIGDEFEMYLSQLGFMPSEDQAMAQAQDNSGGPPAVNGQVAQIADWFSGNRNMMGLLEEDLSQIESYRWGMQHPNNM, encoded by the exons ATGgaggccgccctggccaacctgagccagctcgtcgagatgCAGAAGCGCCGCTCCATCAGCCACGGCCCGCGCTTCCCGCTGCAGAAGCCCGTGCCCCCGGGCGGCATCTGCAAgctgcccatgccgcccatggacGCCGTTGTGAACCTCCTCAAGCACGCCAAGG ccgcgccgccgaccctcTTCACCATCATGTGTTCGCTCGTGGGCCTGTCCGACTTCTCGAGCCTCTGTCGCATGGTGTACTTTGCAACCGAGGACTTTTCCGATGCCACCTTTgtcatcgtcaacgccatgcTGTACAACCTCTTCATGGAGCAGCACTCGCTCGCGACGGAGCCcgtggcgcgcgacgagtACCACTCATACATGCAAATGTGCCGCGCCAATCTCGAGACGAGCCTCGCCAACACGCCGCTGTTTCTGTCGTCCAAGGTGGAGAATGTGCAGGCCCTCCTGCTTGGG GCCCTCTACGCCGTTGACGTGTCGCGACCGTCCGTCGCCTGGCATCTGAGCTGCATGGCTGCCCAGCTCTGCCAGACGGCCGGCTACCACCGCTCCGAGACGCTCAAGCAGgacccgcccgccacggccaagcTGAAGCGCATCCTCTTTTGGCACGTCTACACGCTCGACaagggcctcggcctgcgcctcggccgcgcgcccgtcaTCCATGAGTGCGACATCGACATCCCGCGCGTCTTCGAGTTTGACGGCTTCGGCCACTTCGAGTCGTCAACGATACCGACGCTGTGGGTCAAGATCAGCCACCTCCAGAGCCGGATATACGAGCAGCT GTACAgccccgccgcgctggcgagcacgcaggccgagctggtcgagcgtgcccaggccctggccaaggactGCCGCCGGCTCGAGGTCGAGTCCGAGGAGTGCCGCGAGCAAGTGTACAACTATCTCCGCGCCGTCAACTCGTCCGACGTCGTCGATCTGTTCCTgcggggcgacgaggtccagTTCCAGGTCACGCTGACCCTCGTGTACCGTGTCATCCCCGCGCCCGAAGGGTCCGTGAGCCGCTTCTGCGACGAgtgcctcgacgtcgcccgcaaGGCTATGAAGGTGCACCAGCAGTGCACGCAGTCGACGAACCTGGGCAGCTATTTCAGGTCCATTTACGTCCACTG GAACCTGCTCCTGACGCCCTTTGCCCCTttcttcgtcctcttctGCTACATCATCGAGACGTCGTCGCTCGATGACCTGAAGCTGCTACAGGAGTTTGTCACCTCGCTCGACGAAGCCCGAGACTCATCCGAGACCATCGAGAAGCTGTACCGCCTGTGTCAGGTCATGTGCGACGTGGCGGCACTGTACGTCGAGGCCAAGTCACAGCAGCAAGAGGACCAGACCATGGTGCCCATTGGCGACGAATTTGAAATGTACTTAAGCCAGCTAGGCTTCATGCCGTCCGAGGACCAGGCCATGGCCCAGGCGCAGGATAATAGTggcggcccgccggccgTCAACGGGCAGGTGGCCCAGATCGCAGACTGGTTCTCGGGCAACCGCAACATGAtgggcctgctcgaggaagATCTATCGCAGATTGAGTCCTATCGGTGGGGGATGCAGCACCCCAATAACATGTAA
- a CDS encoding uncharacterized protein (COG:S~EggNog:ENOG503P37Q) yields the protein MPPRHQTLPPPQTTAAREAQKSFYCTLCSKGYSRMNEYDAHLSSYDHSHKQRLKEMKQMVRDPNAGARARKAEAKADALVSIKLGDNKDKDASVKKPGFKRGGFKSAFAPKEEEKPAPEQLPVVRSEPPVVAPVARAEPMLDDSDTDNEDDYKRYNPRHPTN from the exons ATGCCTCCC cgccaccagacgctcccgccgccccagacgacggccgcccgcgaggcccaAAAGTCGTTTTACTGCACCCTCTGCTCCAAGGGCTACTCGCGCATGAACGAATACGATGCCCACCTCAGCAGCTACGATCACAGCCACAAGCAGCGCCTCAAGGAGATGAAGCAGATGGTCCGcgaccccaacgccggcgcccgcgcgcgcaaggccgaggccaaggccgacgccctcgtcagcATCAAGCTCGGGGacaacaaggacaaggacgcgAGTGTCAAGAAGCCGGGCTTCAAGCGTGGCGGCTTCAAGAGCGCTTTTGcgcccaaggaggaggagaagcccGCGCCCGAGCAGCTCCCTGTCGTAAGGTCCGAGCCGCCTGTCGTGGCACCCGTCGCCCGAGCTGAGCCGATGCTGGATGACAGCGACACCGACAACGAGGATGACTACAAGCGATACAACCCGCGCCACCCTACTAATTGA
- a CDS encoding uncharacterized protein (COG:P~EggNog:ENOG503P0DY) — protein sequence MQGGGSLGLASSAAADDASGRRACDQCRLRKIRCDKDWPCSNCRTAKRSCTSTGAGQRPKEPRQRVLISSQ from the exons atgcagggcggcggctccctcggtctcgcctcctccgcggccgccgacgacgcgtcCGGACGCAGAGCT TGTGACCAGTGCCGTCTCCGCAAG ATCCGCTGTGACAAGGACTGGCCGTGCTCCAACTGCCGCACCGCCAAACGCTCCTGCACGTCCACCGGCGCGGGCCAGCGGCCCAAGGAGCCTCGCCAGCGCGTCCTCATCTCCTCGCAATAG
- a CDS encoding uncharacterized protein (COG:S~EggNog:ENOG503NVQ9~TransMembrane:4 (n7-15c20/21o44-63i94-116o152-171i203-226o)) produces MSVFMSLHLANVSLIPAVTRSVAGSETYLLMTREIYQTSLTEPLLVALPMVAHVGAGVALRLLRRWQNMKRYGGGTPGLYGLRRMLRGYPGSKVRLWPPLSYISISGYAMTVFYGAHVVVNRLLPLAVEGDSSNIGLAYVAHGFARHPATAWLAYVGLIGVGCGHMVWGMARWLGVAPSTQGWLGKDSVAVDRVTKRQRRRKWLTVHGVSLALAALWAVGGLGVVARGGPADGWIAKAYDELFARVGM; encoded by the coding sequence ATGTCTGTCTTCATGTCGCTGCATCTCGCCAACGTCTCCCTCATCCCCGCCGTGACGCGCTCCGTCGCTGGCTCCGAAACATACCTCCTCATGACGCGCGAGATCTACCAGACGAGCCTGAcggagccgctgctggtggcgctgcCCATGGTCGCGCAcgtcggggcgggcgtggcgctcCGGCTGCTGAGGCGGTGGCAAAACATGAAGCGATACGGGGGCGGCACGCCAGGCCTGTacgggctgcggcggatGCTGCGCGGCTACCCCGGGTCCAAGGTCCGTctgtggccgccgctgagctACATCTCCATATCCGGCTACGCCATGACCGTCTTTTACGgcgcgcacgtcgtcgtcaaccggctcctgccgctggcggtAGAGGGCGACAGCTCCAACATCGGCCTCGCGTACGTGGCGCACGGCTTCGCCCGGcacccggcgacggcgtggctcGCGTACGTGGGCCTGATCGGCGTCGGCTGTGGGCACATGGTCTGGGGCATGGCTCGGTGGCTCGGggtggcgccgtcgacgcaaGGGTGGCTCGGTAAagacagcgtcgccgtcgacaggGTGACGaagcgacagcggcggcgcaagtGGCTGACGGTCCACGGCgtctcgctggcgctggcggccctgTGGGCAGTAGGCGGACTGggtgtcgtcgcgcgcggcgggccagcagaCGGATGGATCGCAAAAGCGTACGATGAGCTGTTTGCGAGGGTGGGAATGTGA
- a CDS encoding uncharacterized protein (COG:S~TransMembrane:5 (i89-113o133-153i184-206o242-261i293-316o)~EggNog:ENOG503NVQ9), with protein sequence MDTPGRRDDRRDSSQTLISLLQLDPSPIDSPTETSPPTPLSDQEPSQTWDEASANADKAGPTAGAPGLSGSGGHGAIFYLTRIQRYSSYAMSVFMSLHLANVSLIPAVTRSVAGSETYLLMTREIYQTSLTEPLLVALPMVAHVGAGVALRLLRRWQNMKRYGGGTPGLYGLRRMLRGYPGSKVRLWPPLSYISISGYAMTVFYGAHVVVNRLLPLAVEGDSSNIGLAYVAHGFARHPATAWLAYVGLIGVGCGHMVWGMARWLGVAPSTQGWLGKDSVAVDRVTKRQRRRKWLTVHGVSLALAALWAVGGLGVVARGGPADGWIAKAYDELFARVGM encoded by the exons ATGGACacgccagggcggcgcgacgatCGCCGCGACTCCTCGCAAACCCTCATCTCACTACTGCAGCTCGATCCGTCGCCCATCGATTCGCCGACAGagacatcgccgccgacgccattGAGCGACCAAGAGCCGTCGCAAACATGGGACGAGGCCAGCGCGAacgccgacaaggccggccCGACCGCAGGCGCCCCAGGTCTGAGCGGTagcggcgggcatggcgccATCTTCTACC TGACGCGCATCCAGCGATACTCGAGCTACGCCATGTCTGTCTTCATGTCGCTGCATCTCGCCAACGTCTCCCTCATCCCCGCCGTGACGCGCTCCGTCGCTGGCTCCGAAACATACCTCCTCATGACGCGCGAGATCTACCAGACGAGCCTGAcggagccgctgctggtggcgctgcCCATGGTCGCGCAcgtcggggcgggcgtggcgctcCGGCTGCTGAGGCGGTGGCAAAACATGAAGCGATACGGGGGCGGCACGCCAGGCCTGTacgggctgcggcggatGCTGCGCGGCTACCCCGGGTCCAAGGTCCGTctgtggccgccgctgagctACATCTCCATATCCGGCTACGCCATGACCGTCTTTTACGgcgcgcacgtcgtcgtcaaccggctcctgccgctggcggtAGAGGGCGACAGCTCCAACATCGGCCTCGCGTACGTGGCGCACGGCTTCGCCCGGcacccggcgacggcgtggctcGCGTACGTGGGCCTGATCGGCGTCGGCTGTGGGCACATGGTCTGGGGCATGGCTCGGTGGCTCGGggtggcgccgtcgacgcaaGGGTGGCTCGGTAAagacagcgtcgccgtcgacaggGTGACGaagcgacagcggcggcgcaagtGGCTGACGGTCCACGGCgtctcgctggcgctggcggccctgTGGGCAGTAGGCGGACTGggtgtcgtcgcgcgcggcgggccagcagaCGGATGGATCGCAAAAGCGTACGATGAGCTGTTTGCGAGGGTGGGAATGTGA
- a CDS encoding uncharacterized protein (COG:S~EggNog:ENOG503NXZP), which translates to MVGTKRRRSPEADDGTRRRGHHDGDEHRDAKRLRSHSPLLPSQLCRTTRQLSSRRDVFATLSDELLLRILSFMDERALLDVSPVSRRFHRVAADSQLWRPHYYRRFILPRAHRIPGFRTANVRSSSKLHYSSHRHMWADGGWGRRGGHVLADTAPADSDAAAAIADSVNWKKQYRLRHNWARGRCALDEVPVREPERSPPPEWQTLVKVVDGLAVTADTELGLRAWDLKTRKAIAQRNIRSADGVLSQPTCLAVDDQHLARGMLDIATGFDDGTFGIWRFDARRKKLTLVHRQAKGYFGELVAVAYRHPYVLTATRLGFITLYTFDHGEQGTAGEGAGDAGPLPRQDEPSAPRGKDAEDALLPPPRQLTSLKSHSTRLPLALSIRSMATSVVASIAYTFDAVGGWAIGVQDLDIKPSETSRPDVVSSRVAYTLPTQTRKSATPSPDSTPTRTAARSPRHVPGSRNAGDDDDNDDDGPIRLCYSHPYLLATLPDNTLVLHLCTSTATSLSMSPGIRLWGHTSGISDAEITPRGKAVSVSTRGDEIRVWELEGRVGGSSVEVKPRLHDDAPGSSGDERRPGSRGSDAGEDKKNWVGFDDEMVVVLKEARDGRESLMVYDFT; encoded by the coding sequence ATGGTCGGCACCAAGCGACGTCGCTCGCCTgaggcagacgacggcaCACGGAGACGCGGGCatcacgacggcgacgagcatcgCGACGCGAAGCGCCTCCGCTCCCACTCACCTCTACTACCCTCACAACTATGCCGCACGACGCGCCAGCTGTCGTCCCGGCGCGACGTCTTCGCCACTCTCtccgacgagctgctcctgcGCATCCTCTCCTTCATGGACGAGCgggcgctcctcgacgtctcTCCCGTGTCGCGGCGCTTccaccgcgtcgccgccgactcaCAGCTCTGGCGGCCGCACTACTACCGCCGCTTCATCCTGCCGCGCGCCCACCGTATTCCGGGCTTCCGCACCGCCAACGTCCGGAGCTCCAGCAAGCTCCATTACTCGAGCCATAGGCACATGTGGGCCGACGGCGgatggggccgccgcggaggcCACGTCCTCGCTGACACCGCCCCCGCCGACAGCGATGCGGCCGCTGCCATTGCCGACTCGGTCAACTGGAAGAAGCAGTACCGCCTGCGGCACAACTgggcccgcggccgctgcgcccTCGACGAAGTGCCCGTCCGCGAGCCCGAGCGCAGCCCCCCACCCGAGTGGCAGACCCTCgtcaaggtcgtcgacggcctggctGTTACCGCCGACACCGAGTTGGGCCTGCGCGCCTGGGACCTCAAGACGCGCAAGGCCATTGCCCAGAGGAACATCCGTTCTGCCGACGGCGTGTTGTCGCAGCCGACGTGTCTGGCCGTCGATGACCAGCACCTAGCGCGGGGCATGCTGGACATTGCGACGGGCTTTGACGACGGCACCTTTGGCATCTGGCGGTTCGACGCGAGGCGGAAGAAGCTGACGCTGGTTCATCGCCAGGCCAAGGGCTACTTTGGCGAGCTCGTGGCTGTTGCGTACAGACATCCATATGTGCTAACGGCGACGAGACTGGGCTTCATCACGCTCTATACATTCGATCACGGTGAGCAAGGCACAGCAGGAGAAGGTGCGGGAGACGCGGGGCCACTGCCTCGGCAAGACGAGCCATCCGCCCCACGAGGCAAGGACGCCGAAGATGCTctgcttccgccgccgcggcaacTCACTTCGCTCAAATCGCATAGCACACGTCTCCCGCTCGCCTTGTCAATACGAAGCATGGCCACCTCGGTGGTGGCCTCGATCGCGTACACATTCGACGCCGTTGGTGGATGGGCCATTGGCGTCCAGGATCTTGACATCAAACCGTCCGAGACGTCCCGGCCGGATGTCGTTTCTTCGCGTGTCGCCTACACCTTGCCCACACAGACACGCAAGTCGGCAACGCCCTCTCCcgactcgacgcccacgcggaccgcggcgcgctcgcccaGGCACGTCCCCGGCTCAAGgaacgcgggcgacgacgatgacaacgacgacgacgggcccaTCCGGCTCTGCTACAGCCACCCCTACCTCCTGGCCACGCTTCCCGACAACACCCTGGTGCTTCACCTCTGCACGTCGACGGCTACGTCCCTGTCCATGTCCCCGGGCATCCGGCTCTGGGGCCACACGTCGGGCATCTCGGACGCGGAGATTACGCCGCGCGGTAAGGCCGTCAGCGTGAGCACGCGGGGCGACGAGATTCGGGTGTGGGAACTCGAGGGCCGCGTCGGTGGCAGCAGTGTGGAGGTCAAGCCCAGGCtgcacgacgatgcgccaggcagcagcggcgacgagcgacgGCCAGGCTCCCGGGGCTCGGATGCGggcgaggacaagaagaacTGGGTGGGGTTCGACGAtgagatggtggtggtgctcaaggaggcacgcgacgggcgcgagAGCCTGATGGTGTACGACTTTACATGA